The Spirosoma sp. SC4-14 DNA window TAGCCAATGCGTCGGCGAAGCTCCGGGGCCGATTGCTGCTGTATGTCGATACCATCAACGCGAATTGAACCCGATGTAGGTTCAATCAGCCGGTTGATCATTTTCAGGGTCGTGGTTTTACCGCTTCCGCTAGTACCCAGCAGCACCAGCGTTTCGCCCCGGCCAACAGTGAGCGATACGCCATCAACGGCCGTGTGCGAGGCAAATGTTTTGGTCAGATTTCGAACATCAATCATCCCTATTGTACGACCTCTACTCCTTTCCAGAACGCAACCCGCTCTTTAATCTGGCTGGCGGCTGGTTTAGGATCGGGATAATACCAGACTGCATCCGGGTTTGTTTTACCATCAACCGACAGGGAATAATAAGAGGCCAGGCCTTTCCAGGGGCAGGTCGTATGCGTCGAACTGTCAGTTAGCAGTTCGGTTTTCACGGATTCTTTCGGGAAATAATGATTGCCTTCAACAACAACGGTATCGTCACTTTCGGCAATAATCTGTCCATTCCAAATGGCTTTCATAGTCGTTAATGAACGTGAGTGATCATGAGCAGGAAGATCGGGTATATCAGCGGTTTTTACAAATTCTATTCGCCGACGCGGTCAAGTCCGTTCCGAATCCCGTTGCGAATCATGGTACTATAGCCATCCTCCGGTAAGTTAATGGCAAACGATTCGGCCAGCCGATAGTGATTCCTTGCCGTATCGAAATCGCCCAGGTCTTCGTAGCCTTTTCCAATATTCAGATAGAGCGACGGATACACCTCCTGCATTTGCTCATCCTGAACCGTTAAGGCCAATTCGAGCGATGTTTCGTCCCATTTCAATTTATCGGCTATTGCTGGCTGCTGACGCGCAACATAATGAGCGGCAATAAACCGTTCGAAGTTGGTTGTGGCTTCGTTCCAGGCCTGTTGAAAATACAGACGAGCCTTTTCGGGTTCGCCTTCTGCGGCCATTCCCTGCGCACAAAGTTTTACGACGTTGTTCTCTGGGTCAAATTGCATAAAAATCCCCTGTTATTTTCTGCCTAATCCTACTTTAAGTTTATGGATAAAGTACCTCCTTTCGCTTCGAGCG harbors:
- a CDS encoding DUF427 domain-containing protein, with translation MKAIWNGQIIAESDDTVVVEGNHYFPKESVKTELLTDSSTHTTCPWKGLASYYSLSVDGKTNPDAVWYYPDPKPAASQIKERVAFWKGVEVVQ
- a CDS encoding rRNA adenine methyltransferase encodes the protein MQFDPENNVVKLCAQGMAAEGEPEKARLYFQQAWNEATTNFERFIAAHYVARQQPAIADKLKWDETSLELALTVQDEQMQEVYPSLYLNIGKGYEDLGDFDTARNHYRLAESFAINLPEDGYSTMIRNGIRNGLDRVGE